TTATAGTTCATTAAAAATAAACCGCAAGAACTCACAACTTAGATATTATCCCAGCTAAATTGCACTTTTTGCAAATTGGTTTAAAGGAATAAATTGATATCATAAACCAAATTGATTTGTTTATCAATAAAAAGCGATGATGTGCAAGTTGAATTTCGACGCTTCATAGATCAAATGCTCTATAAAGCATAAACGACGCTTAAGCAGACTAAGATGGAGTCAGAAATATTTAAAACTCAAGATATGTAATTGTTCAATGGATAATTTCAGGCCATGATCCTTAATCCAGGAGTAAAAATGGTTACCCTGCTTTCCCCCGCGTCTTCTGTTAATGTATCAGAATGGATAAACATCCAAAATTTGCTGCTTTTTCAGAGATGGTGAATGACATTTAAGGTTACCTGGCGAATTCCGTATAGCTGCAGCGTGCAGGGCAGTTCTGTTACCGGGGCCGAGATAAGATGAAGACTTGCAAGTCACCAAAATCAGATCAACGATATCATGATATCCCTTCTCTACTGCTAGATACAGAGGAGTCTCCATAGCATAATTGGGGCGATAATGAAACTCAGGATCTTCTTGAACCAACAATTTGGCAACCTCATAGAAGTTGTTCCTAACTGCCTCATGTAAAGCTGTGTTGCCATCCACATTAGCCATCCTCAGCATCCTCTTGCATCCGTCAAAACCCGGAAATCGAAATCTTGAATGAGGATATTGATGTCTTGCAGATGCAATAAGTGCTCGAACAATGCCCAGGTGCCCCTTTCTAGCTGCCAAATGAAGTGCTGTTTCGCCATGAACATTCTTTTTCATTAGCAGACAGAAATGTCCTGCAAGGATATGTCGCGCTACCTCTGCAGAGTCACAAAACTGGGCTAATACGTGGAGGACTGTGTTTCCAGTCGAAGTCTTCTGAGAATAGAAGTTCCCAGAAAACCTTTTCATTAGAACCCAATCACCTAAATGCGCTGCTGTATACAATTCAGGATCCATTTGTTTCTGTAACTCATTGTCTAAATACTACTGTGGGACATGCCAGACACATACTATAGTTAGAATTTTTCATCGAAGTTtctggtttatgacttgtaaataCTTAATTGACACCATGGTTTCTTTTCTGGTGTATATCCTGGAAAACCTTGTTCTAGGAATGGTTGAATAATTTGACTGGCAGCCCATAAAAAATATGAACATAACCATGAATTGACTTGTGACTACGCGGGTTCAGAAGAAAATGATTGTCCTTTACATTTGTTGTTTCTGTAGTTTTCAGTttcttggaaaaattttgagtttACTTCCACTTTCGTGGGAAGACTTGACTCCACTTTCGTTTTCTTGCCGAGGAAGTGGGTGGAAGGTTGATCGTTTAGCTGTGTGGTTAGTGACCTGAGGCATGACGTGAGGAGAATGGCACCTAAAAAGTGTAAAATTTGTGTGACTACTAATGGATACTTCCATACTTTGCATGCCACAATCTATTTTATACAACTGCATTTATAGAAACTGGACTATCAATTTTATACTAAATTAAGTTCAGTACAAGGAGATTAAACCCTATCCATTCTACCACTTGGTTAATTTCTTTCACCAGGAGGACTTAACAAACCTGCATGTTGACCCCAAGAGAGCCATCGGAGCCATGCTTTTGCCAAATTTAGCAAATCCAAGGTCTTTAAGTACAACTTTTAATCTTTCTCTTGGTAGAGATATCAGAGGTTCAAGGGGTGATATTAGATGAAGAAACTAGAGCTGAAATTGCCTTAACAGATAATTTCTTTGGTTATTAAGGTCATCATTAACGATAGTAAAGATCAGTGTTCAAATAATCTATATTTCTTTCCTCTTAGTCGTGCACAGGagtataaattaaataaatgtcTAGATTTGGTCATTTGAGGGAACATTTCATCGGTATCATAATCTGAACTGAGATCGAGTTGCACAAATATagcatgaaaaaaaaaaggcggcCACAAGGTTGAAAGGGAAGAAGAGAGCACATTCCATCGTTTTGTTCTTGTGCCATATATCAACATTGCCCGCCCAATCTGAACGGCCTATGGAGGAACTTTTGTGACGAGGCTAGGCAAAGATCAGTCAACAAGGGACACAATTAAACaggtgagagagagagagaaactaTAGTAGTACAAAAATATACAACATGTTTAAGAAGCTCTATATGCATTTACAAAATCTACAGCATCATCTCGACAAACTGTAGCATTATCAACTCTAATCTTCCTTGGAAAATTGCATGAACATCTACTGCTTAAGTTGCACAACTAAGCTTTTACTCCAAACAAGATGAGAAGGGAAGCACTGTCAATAAGAAGCCGAAGCTTAACATACCAGATTTGGGCGTTCAAGGCCCCCTTGCTTTCCAGGCAAACATCAGCCGTGATGAGTTACTCTTGAAATGCTTGGGCATGTCTGATTTTTTCACAAGGCATAGATTCTCTCATCAGAATTATAGTCATCCAGATCAGAAATGTTTGCCGAATAGgaccaagaaaatgatttgctTCCACTTGCCCTTCTGATCCGTCTCTGAGAATCATTACCAAAAACTCCAAAATGCTGTCGAAAAACAAAGTAGCTCATGCTAACCAGAGTCCCGCCCAGAATGGGTAAACCCACCACTGTGATTGTTATAGCCATCCAAGAGCTCTTCCTTCCCACTACCACAAAAGCTATAGCTAAATATGCTCCACAGGTGCTCATACAGGCAGCCCACATCAGCTTATTTACAATCGAGACGATTAGTTTCTGAGATCTAGTATCCCAGGCAACCAAAGTGATCTGAACAACAACTACTGCCAGAGAAATGAAGAGAGAGGTGGCATTCAGGAGGCAAAACACCCGGAAGCCAACAGTACCAGAGATCAATGCCTTTCCTGCTTCTGGTCCATCTGTCATATATTGGCCAGGCAAGTTGAATATAGCCAAGAAAGCAATGGAGGCAAAAAGAACAGCAGCCACAGTTACAGAATTGATGGTATTTTGAACAGCCTCTCTATGAATTTTCTTGAGTTCTTTGGCGATGCCTGAAACTCTCCTCTGAGTCTTCTCATTCTGTAGTAACTGAGAGTGCACCTCATGCTTAATATCACTCACAGCCCTTTTGAGTTCTATTGTTACATCAACTTGACCAACATGCCTTGCATGTTTGGCACCAGCCTCTAACAGAGCTTCTTTGATCTCCAATGCTGATTCTCCATATTGGAGTTTGTCAGCAATGTCCATCGCAGTTTCTTGTTGATTGTTGATCACATTGACTTCAATGGATGTGTATGTCAGCAAGAAGCCTACTACCTAAAATGAAGAAGCAGGGTAGGCAGAATCAGGAAACACACTTCATGAAGCGAACAATGGCCATAGCTTATGAAATTACAAAACCAGAACAAAGAACACTAAGAATTAGCTTTTGCCAAAAAGGTATACAATTTGGTCTAACATTGACTGGTTTCATGATTGACACTAAAGAAACCCTGACCACCCCAACGAGCAAATGTTGGCTTATTTTCTTCTCTATGCAAACCCCTCTACTTCCCACCCTCCTCCacatccccccccccccccccccaacaaaacAAACATTTAAACCAAGGATTCTTCTCACCTTTTTGCTCTCTTTTAAGCAAGTGAAACTCCTGTAATGACTAtggtttagaaaaaaaaaaaagaagagaggttTCAATGGCTGAAATTCCAGATAGCTAAATAGAAACGGTATGGAACCACAATTAATTCACCATTTTAAATTAGACTAGTTCCTTGCACATTTTAACAATTAGAAAGAAAGAAGCAAGTAGAGGGCATGACCCAAATGCAAGTAAAAAGGCTGTCTACTCGGGAAATTATGCAAGACTACCCAGGAACTTGACACGAGATATATAGAGTAAACTTTAGTTTTCATGTATTGACAGGTATAATGTATCCCAGAGTTCAGTCTCAAGTAGCTGAAACATCCTTCCTTACCGTAAAAGGCTCTTGGAATCTTCCCTCCACAAAAATCCATTGTGTTCAGCCTCCATTTCTATTACTTCTATAGGATCAATCAGCATCACCTTCTAATTACCCATAGCATATTCACACCAATAGAAgccataaaatcttccatccATCACTCAGAGGCACCTCTTCAGACGCTAATGTCTATATTAAATTCCCAAAGATTATTATGTTACAACAGATGGTGTTATGCAAAGTCACCTTTGAGGTTCTGATCACTTCCCCAACTAGTATATTGGGTAAAGTGGGATACCATCATTCATCCCTTTCCTTCCTGCCATAATAGCTAATTGCAAGTAGCAAAAATCCTCTCCTCACTGCATATATTCAGAACACCTTCAATGGGGCAAATGCATCCTAAACAAAAAGCTGAAACCTGCTCACTGCTTTAAACTTGATACCAACTACTTTTGGTTTCTTAAATTGGAAATGACCTCACTATAAGCCACTGTCAACACTTCAATTCTGATTTTCAGAACAAAGAAGAAAGACAATAACAAACATGCCAAGATCCAACTAGAAAATATTCCAACCAGAAAATGCTTTAAATCATTTTTGCATCCTTTAGAggttcaaataaaaaaaagagaattaactgATCAAGAAACATGGAAGGAGACAAAGGAATTTCAACAAGAAGAAACATTAACCAattccacacacacacacccaacccccccccccccccccaccaacacaaaaaaaaaatcaaacaaccAAGAGTACCAGCTGAGGATACCTGAGAACGGACTTTCCGAGTAGCTATATGCACAGCTGTATTGCCCTTTTTATCACGTTCATTCAGTATAGGATGATCAGCATCCAATAGATCCTCCAAAACTGAAGTATCCTGACCTTTTGCAGCCATATGCAGTGCAGTTTGGCCCTTCTTGTCCTTTATGGACACAATCCCTGGATCTCTTTCTATTAGAACTTTCACAATAGGGAGAAGGCCATATCGTGCAACGGTGTGTAATGCTGTTTTGCCATTCTTCCGCACAATAAGCATGGAGCTCACATCTGCATCTAATATAGCATTAACTACATCTAGATGGCCATGGGTAGCAGCTGAGTAAAGAGGGCTTGTGTTTGAAGAATTACAAGCTCTACAAAGCTCAGGCCACAAGCTCAAAAATTTCTGGACAATTCCTGCATAAGAAACATACAACACCACATCAACTGCATATAAtagaaatatgaaaaaaatatatgaaatcATGCAGCTCCAGATAGAATACTCCAGGACACTTTTGATTTTATTTAAGTCAACTAGGTTCATAATCTATAAGGAGAACTTCTGCAAGAAATATTGAAGTAGAAAGGAAAACAGCAATCTCAATGGCAAAGcatacaaaattaaaaccaaaagcCTGTAAAATTGCTCAGACCCTAAGATTGCTAATGGGCAACAttgtaaatattattttattaagTTTTGCATGCAGAACCTTATACTGCACAGTAACGTAACATGCTGAAGCGATCACAAGTATTCGACACAAAATGTGGTAAGAAATGATTTAACATCTAGATATCTTTCTCATCCTGTATACTAGCCACCACATTCATCCATCTTATGCTATTGTCACAACAGTagcaatattttaaaattttcagtCAAATTACTGGAAATTGAATAAAAGAGTGTGCATAACTTGTAATTTGGCAATCATCAGAACATAAAGAAATCACATGGGCTCTGGCAAGCTCCAATTTCTAATTATCAGATTGTGATCTTATACTtccaatttcatttttctttcttttattccCACTTctcaacaaataaataaaatacaaagccacaaaaacttgttcttgatttaaaaaaaaaaaaaactacaaatATGATAATCCATTCAGTTTCTCTTATTTTGGAGGACCAATTCATGACAATTCTCTTGATAAGcaacaattttcaattttggaaTGCTTCGATTTATTATCTCATCTTCCAGTGTCAATAACAACAGAATTGTAGGCCCTTATAACCGTTCTTACTAAATCCTTTACCTAACTCCCCTTCCTCACTATGATGAATCATTCGTAAAAACTTcacaaatcaaatcaaattcttCCAAGTACACACATAATAACACAAAATACAAACATATCTTGAACCatcaaacaaaaattacacaaaaCAAAGGAAAGATTATGAATTTTGAACTAATCCCACTAAAATAGGCAACCAAGTTTAGATAAGTACCTGAGTGTCCACGAGCAGCAGCAACATGGAAAGCATTCATATCAGCTTTAGACTTGATCAGAACAGTCTGCAGATCACAAAAGCTGATCAAATAGTTAAAAACCTCCACAAAATTATTCTCCGCAGCTATGTATACAGCAGTCTCCCCTGCATCATTTTGCAAGGCAATTAAGGAAGATGGATCCGGCCCATCATCTGATATGATGTTCTTGAGGGCCTCAAGGTCCTCTTCCCTCACGGCAGTGAAAAATGATTGGTGGGTTATGAACCTGAAGGACTTCGAGTCCATCAAACTGAAAAAGTTTCaatctttttttccccttgtttCTGGTTGTACTCTGTTTCTTGTGTGTTTTTTCAGTTTCTTTAGAGTGAAGAAGAGAGCTAGAAAGTTTTCTCTTTCCGCAGTAGTATCTTTTTTCTCTATAGGATTGTGTGTGTGAGTGAAATTCAATGGATGGAAGACCTGATGGAAAAGATACCTCAGACTTGGTTGCGAGTGCTATAGTTTTTACTGTATCAAAATTTTTCCTGTAAAAGTATTTTTCCATAAAACATACAATTTACGAATAAgtgaaattttaatttttctacaatAATGAATGTATCGCTTGACTTGAGTGCTCAAAGAGTACAAAAAT
This portion of the Coffea eugenioides isolate CCC68of chromosome 11, Ceug_1.0, whole genome shotgun sequence genome encodes:
- the LOC113753135 gene encoding ankyrin repeat-containing protein At2g01680 gives rise to the protein MDSKSFRFITHQSFFTAVREEDLEALKNIISDDGPDPSSLIALQNDAGETAVYIAAENNFVEVFNYLISFCDLQTVLIKSKADMNAFHVAAARGHSGIVQKFLSLWPELCRACNSSNTSPLYSAATHGHLDVVNAILDADVSSMLIVRKNGKTALHTVARYGLLPIVKVLIERDPGIVSIKDKKGQTALHMAAKGQDTSVLEDLLDADHPILNERDKKGNTAVHIATRKVRSQVVGFLLTYTSIEVNVINNQQETAMDIADKLQYGESALEIKEALLEAGAKHARHVGQVDVTIELKRAVSDIKHEVHSQLLQNEKTQRRVSGIAKELKKIHREAVQNTINSVTVAAVLFASIAFLAIFNLPGQYMTDGPEAGKALISGTVGFRVFCLLNATSLFISLAVVVVQITLVAWDTRSQKLIVSIVNKLMWAACMSTCGAYLAIAFVVVGRKSSWMAITITVVGLPILGGTLVSMSYFVFRQHFGVFGNDSQRRIRRASGSKSFSWSYSANISDLDDYNSDERIYAL